One window of Azospirillum sp. TSH58 genomic DNA carries:
- a CDS encoding DUF2382 domain-containing protein — MKAPINEQHTLPVVEEQVTIRKRERVTETLQAHTVTHEHEQPVEADLSVQTIRIERVPCDRFVDHPIADRQEGDTTIISVVEEVATVTLRLKLVEEVRITRDTATRRFDDTVTVRRQDIIIERVQPPPDTEV; from the coding sequence GTGAAGGCGCCCATCAACGAACAGCACACGCTTCCGGTGGTCGAGGAGCAGGTGACCATCCGCAAGCGCGAGCGGGTCACGGAAACGCTCCAGGCCCACACCGTCACCCACGAGCATGAGCAGCCGGTCGAAGCCGACCTGTCGGTGCAGACGATCCGGATCGAGCGGGTGCCGTGCGACCGGTTCGTCGATCACCCGATCGCCGACCGCCAGGAGGGCGACACGACCATCATCTCGGTCGTCGAGGAGGTCGCGACCGTGACCTTGCGGCTGAAGCTGGTGGAGGAGGTGCGCATCACCCGCGACACCGCCACCCGCCGGTTCGACGACACGGTCACGGTCCGCCGCCAGGACATCATCATCGAACGGGTGCAACCCCCGCCCGACACCGAGGTCTGA
- a CDS encoding LysR family transcriptional regulator: MLDWDDLRFFLALARTGSLSAAARDLRVAQSTVGRRLASLEASLGVRLLNRTPDGYLPTLAGEEVRVQAERLEAEALTLERNVGGRDTRLAGLVRVTCAETVASQILAPCVAALHADHPEMMVELISNPRELSLAMREADISVRLTRSELHDLIVRKIGSLDFGLYAGPAYLDRQGEPDYQAGCPGHHLITQTDDIQEAAQTNWLADLAPRARVAMLTNSHEAAVLAAAQGGGLACLARFRADRENGLRRLTPPSPPPGVAIWLVVHRDNRHTPRIRTVLTHIGGHVRNLAQALSPEGVDRSSNGKANR, encoded by the coding sequence ATGCTCGATTGGGACGACCTGAGGTTCTTTCTGGCCCTGGCGCGCACCGGCAGCCTTTCGGCGGCGGCACGGGACCTGCGGGTCGCCCAATCGACGGTCGGCCGCCGGCTGGCCTCGCTGGAGGCGAGCCTCGGCGTCCGGCTGCTGAACCGCACGCCGGACGGGTATCTGCCGACGCTGGCCGGCGAGGAGGTCCGTGTCCAGGCGGAGCGGCTCGAAGCGGAGGCGCTCACCCTGGAACGCAACGTCGGGGGACGCGACACCCGTCTGGCCGGTCTGGTCCGCGTCACCTGCGCCGAAACCGTCGCCAGCCAGATCCTGGCGCCCTGCGTCGCGGCGCTGCACGCGGACCATCCCGAGATGATGGTCGAGCTGATCTCCAACCCCCGCGAACTCAGCCTCGCCATGCGCGAAGCGGACATCTCCGTCCGCCTGACCCGCTCGGAACTGCACGACCTGATCGTCCGGAAGATCGGCAGCCTGGACTTCGGCCTCTACGCGGGGCCGGCCTACCTGGATCGCCAGGGTGAGCCGGACTATCAGGCCGGTTGTCCGGGGCATCACCTGATCACCCAGACCGACGACATCCAGGAGGCGGCGCAGACCAACTGGCTGGCCGATCTGGCCCCCCGCGCCCGTGTCGCGATGTTGACCAACAGCCACGAGGCCGCGGTGCTGGCCGCCGCGCAGGGCGGTGGGCTGGCCTGTCTGGCGCGGTTCCGCGCCGATCGGGAAAACGGCCTGAGGCGCCTGACGCCGCCATCGCCGCCTCCAGGCGTCGCGATCTGGCTCGTCGTGCACCGCGACAACCGCCATACGCCCCGGATCAGAACCGTCCTGACCCACATCGGCGGCCACGTTCGAAATCTTGCCCAGGCACTGTCTCCCGAAGGGGTGGATCGGTCGTCAAATGGGAAGGCGAACCGGTAG
- a CDS encoding phasin family protein, whose product MADGTSPVHTIRSASDEAAAKTENPKTHSIRSASDEGMTKSGKPETKQPHDQSARSLEGRSFEGRSFEGRKAQTGGSAERLTERAAQQFAAGGELAGRAVQNIARPAEQNLTAAMEFGNTMTSRYEAACSEIVRYMQQAAQRQSEMMNDMLRARSPSDVLLAGNRYLLGGLQAFLDANGRIARSSTQMATQMAPHTLDEADRKRDRRPA is encoded by the coding sequence ATGGCCGACGGCACGTCCCCGGTTCACACGATCCGCAGCGCCAGCGACGAGGCAGCCGCGAAGACGGAAAACCCCAAAACCCACAGCATCCGCAGCGCCAGCGACGAGGGGATGACGAAGTCCGGCAAGCCCGAGACCAAGCAGCCCCACGACCAGTCGGCCCGCTCTCTCGAAGGCCGGTCTTTCGAAGGCCGCTCTTTCGAAGGAAGGAAGGCACAAACCGGCGGCTCCGCCGAACGGCTGACCGAGCGGGCGGCCCAGCAATTCGCCGCCGGTGGCGAACTGGCCGGTCGCGCGGTCCAGAACATCGCCCGCCCCGCCGAACAGAACCTCACGGCCGCCATGGAGTTCGGCAACACCATGACCTCGCGCTATGAGGCGGCGTGTTCCGAGATCGTCCGGTACATGCAGCAAGCGGCCCAGCGCCAGAGCGAGATGATGAACGACATGCTCCGGGCGCGCAGCCCGAGCGACGTCCTGCTCGCCGGGAACCGCTACCTGCTTGGCGGGCTGCAGGCCTTCCTCGACGCCAACGGCCGCATTGCCCGGTCCTCGACCCAGATGGCGACCCAGATGGCGCCCCATACGCTGGATGAGGCGGATCGCAAGCGGGACCGGCGCCCGGCCTGA
- a CDS encoding YsnF/AvaK domain-containing protein — MTDETIVAIFDTDAQADAAVRDLTAANVPAEAISRHARKAPGTAAAAPAQETGFWASLFGGDPDHDDAVYDRSLDSGSTVVTVRTPAQHATMVSEILERHGPADIDERASGYGLSGTTTSTATSPVTATPVTPTREGAAGMAAANEGATESGSIQLSEEQLQVGKRAVNRGTTRVRRFVVETPVEEQVSLRDETVTVERRAVTGDHPVGDVDFTEKTVEMTEVDEEAVVGKTARVTEEVVLRKDATERVETVRDTVRREDVEIETTPTAPPVAKT; from the coding sequence ATGACGGACGAAACCATCGTCGCCATCTTCGACACGGACGCCCAGGCCGATGCCGCCGTGCGTGACCTCACGGCGGCCAACGTTCCGGCGGAGGCGATCAGCCGGCACGCCCGCAAGGCACCGGGAACCGCCGCGGCGGCCCCCGCCCAGGAGACGGGCTTCTGGGCCAGCCTGTTCGGCGGCGACCCGGATCATGACGACGCCGTCTATGACCGCAGCCTGGACAGCGGTTCGACCGTCGTGACCGTCCGGACTCCGGCGCAGCACGCCACGATGGTGAGCGAAATCCTGGAGAGGCACGGCCCGGCCGACATCGACGAGCGGGCGTCCGGCTACGGGCTGTCGGGAACGACGACGAGCACCGCAACGTCGCCGGTCACGGCCACACCGGTGACCCCCACACGGGAAGGCGCCGCCGGAATGGCCGCGGCCAATGAGGGCGCAACCGAGAGCGGCAGCATCCAACTGTCCGAGGAGCAGCTGCAGGTCGGCAAGCGCGCGGTGAACCGCGGCACGACCCGCGTCCGCCGCTTCGTGGTCGAAACGCCGGTCGAGGAGCAGGTCAGCCTGCGCGACGAGACGGTGACGGTCGAGCGCCGCGCGGTGACCGGCGACCATCCGGTCGGAGACGTGGACTTCACCGAGAAGACGGTCGAGATGACCGAGGTGGACGAGGAGGCCGTCGTCGGCAAGACCGCCCGCGTCACCGAAGAGGTGGTGCTGCGCAAGGACGCGACGGAGCGCGTCGAGACGGTGCGGGACACCGTGCGCCGCGAGGATGTCGAGATCGAGACGACTCCGACCGCTCCGCCCGTCGCCAAAACCTGA
- a CDS encoding exopolysaccharide biosynthesis protein, producing MITRAPTSVVLNGILGEAPADHVTLDWLAGRLGHRSFGVILLLLALLGVLPGVSAMAGVLLTIVAFQMILDRPGPAFPRRIATRHVETRRLAAIIRRAVPVLRYLERFIRPRWATPFTATKRAVGGVVLLLGASLLIPVPLSNLPPALLIVLIAFAYLEEDGALLCVALVGALLFSVIVVGAVWQAMSAAGWLPSAL from the coding sequence ATGATCACGCGTGCGCCCACATCGGTGGTGCTGAACGGGATTCTCGGCGAAGCGCCCGCGGACCATGTGACGCTGGACTGGCTCGCCGGCAGGCTCGGTCATCGTTCCTTCGGCGTCATCCTGCTCCTCCTGGCGCTCCTCGGCGTGCTTCCGGGCGTATCGGCCATGGCCGGCGTGCTGCTCACCATCGTCGCGTTCCAGATGATCCTGGATCGCCCCGGCCCCGCCTTCCCCCGCCGCATCGCCACCCGTCACGTCGAGACCCGCCGGCTGGCCGCGATCATCCGCCGGGCCGTTCCGGTGCTGCGCTATCTGGAGCGGTTCATCCGCCCGCGCTGGGCCACCCCGTTCACGGCAACCAAGCGGGCGGTCGGCGGTGTCGTCCTGCTGCTTGGCGCGAGCCTCCTCATCCCCGTCCCCTTGAGCAACCTTCCCCCGGCGCTGCTCATCGTCCTGATCGCCTTCGCCTATCTGGAGGAGGACGGCGCGCTGCTCTGCGTCGCGCTGGTCGGCGCCCTCCTTTTCTCCGTGATCGTCGTGGGAGCGGTCTGGCAGGCGATGAGCGCCGCCGGTTGGCTGCCGAGCGCGCTGTGA
- a CDS encoding alpha/beta hydrolase yields the protein MALGLWTSWLEANVGAVRDWSGAVRPWWQVSPDDLTGARLDAGTRRFSDALAGDPVLRSIDGLWNANPFRSIVPVDWAEIARALRTVWMLSLRHPDRTLRKAADVQAGVWTSAMEAWNDAGRRWWGLADGKGADTAGSGSAPHGDKRFAAPEWHTNPAYRTLKEMYLLASDWLLEQGEQADGLDDAERRRLTFHLRQFVDAMSPTLLLFSNPAALRRVLETGGVSLADGARNLLSDLREGRLSMVDATAFEPGRNLATTPGKVVHRNRLIELIQYQPAGGPAGGPAGEAVHAVPLLILPPWINKYYILDLQPKNSMVRHLVEQGFTVFVVSWKNPDASMDGVGFEDYMDLGPLEAADVVREITGAASINVMGYCIGGTLLAITLAWLAAKRDTRFNAATFMVSLQDFSHVGDTAVFLGEPTVDFIEQQMMERGYLDSREMSNMFNLLRSNDLIWSNVVNNYLMGDKPPAFDLLYWNSDGTRMARTAHSWYLRNTYVENNLIAPGKVRLKGEAIDLGRIPQDVYAVGAEKDHIVPWDAAWRVTQLLKGSKVRYVLASSGHIAGIINPPGGKGTYWTNDTRESGGEPGATAQAWRGKATAHSGSWWTDWTAWLAERSGRKGKPPTLGSATHPALADAPGTYVLER from the coding sequence ATGGCGCTGGGACTCTGGACATCCTGGCTGGAGGCCAACGTCGGCGCCGTCCGCGATTGGAGCGGAGCCGTCAGGCCCTGGTGGCAGGTTTCGCCCGACGATCTCACCGGCGCACGGCTGGACGCCGGAACCCGGCGCTTCAGCGATGCATTGGCCGGGGACCCGGTGCTTCGGTCCATCGATGGCCTGTGGAACGCCAACCCCTTCCGCAGCATCGTGCCGGTCGACTGGGCGGAAATCGCCCGCGCGCTCCGAACCGTGTGGATGCTGTCGCTCCGCCATCCGGACAGGACCCTTCGCAAGGCCGCCGACGTCCAGGCGGGCGTCTGGACATCGGCGATGGAGGCCTGGAACGACGCGGGCCGCCGCTGGTGGGGGCTGGCCGACGGCAAAGGGGCGGACACCGCCGGATCGGGTTCGGCGCCCCACGGCGACAAGCGCTTCGCCGCACCGGAATGGCACACCAACCCGGCCTACCGGACGCTCAAGGAGATGTACCTGCTGGCCTCCGACTGGCTGCTGGAGCAGGGCGAGCAGGCCGACGGCCTCGACGACGCCGAACGGCGGCGGCTGACCTTCCACCTCCGCCAGTTCGTCGACGCCATGAGCCCGACGCTGCTGCTGTTCTCCAACCCGGCCGCCTTGCGCCGGGTGCTGGAAACCGGTGGCGTCAGCCTGGCCGACGGCGCGCGCAACCTGCTCTCGGACCTGCGGGAGGGCCGCCTCAGCATGGTGGACGCCACCGCCTTCGAGCCGGGCCGCAATCTCGCCACGACCCCCGGCAAGGTGGTCCACCGCAACCGGCTGATCGAGCTGATCCAGTACCAGCCGGCAGGGGGGCCGGCAGGGGGGCCGGCAGGGGAGGCGGTGCACGCGGTGCCGCTGCTCATCCTGCCGCCGTGGATCAACAAGTACTACATCCTCGACCTCCAGCCGAAAAACTCGATGGTGCGCCATCTGGTCGAGCAGGGCTTCACGGTGTTCGTGGTCTCGTGGAAGAACCCGGACGCCTCGATGGACGGCGTGGGGTTCGAGGACTACATGGACCTCGGCCCGCTGGAGGCCGCCGACGTGGTGCGCGAGATCACCGGCGCCGCCTCCATCAACGTGATGGGCTATTGCATCGGCGGCACGCTGCTCGCCATCACGCTGGCCTGGCTGGCGGCGAAGCGCGACACCCGGTTCAACGCCGCCACCTTCATGGTGTCGCTCCAGGATTTCTCCCATGTCGGCGACACCGCGGTGTTCCTGGGCGAACCGACGGTGGACTTCATCGAACAGCAGATGATGGAGCGCGGCTACCTCGACAGCCGGGAGATGAGCAACATGTTCAACCTCCTGCGGTCCAACGACCTGATCTGGTCGAACGTCGTCAACAACTACCTGATGGGCGACAAGCCCCCGGCCTTCGACCTTCTGTACTGGAACAGCGACGGCACCCGCATGGCGCGGACGGCGCACAGCTGGTACCTGCGCAACACCTATGTCGAGAACAACCTGATCGCTCCGGGCAAGGTCAGGCTCAAGGGCGAGGCCATCGACCTCGGGCGCATACCGCAGGACGTCTACGCGGTCGGCGCGGAGAAGGACCACATCGTGCCCTGGGACGCCGCGTGGCGCGTCACCCAACTGCTCAAGGGAAGCAAGGTGCGCTACGTGCTGGCGTCCAGCGGGCACATCGCCGGGATCATCAACCCGCCCGGCGGCAAGGGCACCTATTGGACCAACGACACCAGAGAGTCCGGCGGAGAGCCCGGCGCGACCGCACAGGCGTGGCGCGGGAAGGCCACCGCGCACAGCGGCAGCTGGTGGACGGACTGGACGGCGTGGCTGGCCGAACGGTCGGGCCGAAAGGGAAAGCCGCCGACGCTGGGCAGCGCGACGCACCCGGCGCTCGCCGACGCGCCCGGAACCTATGTCCTGGAACGGTAA
- a CDS encoding YsnF/AvaK domain-containing protein, whose protein sequence is MSTIVVGLYKEPQAAKKAFQALVAAGCREKDIDTFDGAGNADKATQELLGHGFTKDIAQRYAAAIKQGHTLVAADIADQDADAAEAILDENGAIDLPDASSHQPKKPAKADSGKADKETADSGTDEEETVPVVEEQVEIGKRRVSKGGVQVTTEVTETPVRETVRLREEKVDVERHKADRALGAREADAAFEEKTVKMTATSETPEVTKEARVVEEVVLSKKATEHDKTVEASARRTDVKVKPTGDRPATKR, encoded by the coding sequence ATGAGCACCATCGTCGTAGGACTGTACAAGGAGCCGCAAGCCGCCAAGAAGGCCTTCCAGGCCCTCGTCGCCGCCGGTTGCCGGGAGAAGGACATCGACACCTTCGACGGAGCCGGCAACGCCGACAAGGCGACGCAGGAGTTGCTGGGCCACGGCTTCACCAAGGACATCGCCCAGCGGTACGCCGCCGCGATCAAGCAGGGCCACACCCTGGTGGCGGCCGACATCGCCGATCAGGACGCGGATGCCGCGGAAGCCATTCTTGACGAGAACGGCGCCATCGACCTGCCCGACGCCTCCTCGCATCAGCCGAAGAAGCCGGCGAAGGCGGACAGTGGAAAGGCGGACAAGGAGACGGCGGACAGCGGCACGGACGAGGAGGAGACCGTTCCCGTGGTCGAGGAGCAGGTGGAGATCGGCAAGCGCCGCGTCAGCAAGGGCGGGGTGCAGGTCACGACGGAGGTGACCGAGACGCCGGTTCGGGAGACCGTCCGGCTGCGCGAGGAAAAGGTGGATGTCGAGCGCCACAAGGCCGACCGGGCTCTCGGGGCCCGTGAGGCGGACGCCGCCTTCGAGGAGAAGACCGTCAAGATGACGGCCACCTCCGAGACGCCGGAGGTGACCAAGGAGGCGCGCGTGGTCGAGGAGGTCGTGCTGTCCAAGAAGGCGACCGAGCACGACAAGACCGTGGAAGCTTCGGCGCGGCGCACCGATGTGAAGGTCAAGCCCACCGGCGACCGCCCCGCCACCAAGCGCTGA
- the ybaL gene encoding YbaL family putative K(+) efflux transporter: MPHETTFIATIVVGLGLAFLGGLLASKLRLPPLVGYLLAGVAAGPFTPGFVADEGLASQLAEIGVVLLMFGVGLHFSIKDLLAVRAIAIPGALGQIVMATALGIGVAHIWGRPFGAGLVFGLALSVASTVVLLRALEERNILDSANGRIAVGWLIVEDLAMVLALVLLPALAGVLGGTPRGAAGEAGGGALAVTLALTLGKVALFLALVLVVGTRAIPWLLMQVARTGSRELFTLSVLATALGIAFGSSELFGVSFALGAFFAGVVLSESDFSHQAAADALPLQDAFAVLFFVSVGMLFDPMILVHEPLAVLAVVLVIVLGKTLAAFGIVLAFGYPASTALTVSASLAQVGEFSFILAGLGVTLGLLPPEGRDLILAGALLSITLNPLVFVGLDRLSGWLRRRPGMLGRLERQRNDSLSVLPPAHEGPQDHVVIVGYGRVGSIVGKGLKSQDLPIVVIDQNRRRVEALRKRGVPAVYGDATTPGVLEAAGTRRARLIVVATPQGYQTRRVLDLARQINPSIDTAVRTHSEAEVAHLERQGVGLAIMGERELAFGLMDYALRSFGSSDDKVRAVVQGVRVAGEGGVYERRHGEPWRGAPELRQHRDEFPPSD; this comes from the coding sequence ATGCCGCACGAGACGACGTTCATCGCCACCATCGTCGTTGGCCTGGGGCTCGCCTTCCTGGGAGGCCTTCTCGCCAGCAAGCTCCGGCTGCCTCCCCTCGTCGGCTATCTGCTGGCCGGCGTCGCGGCCGGTCCCTTCACGCCCGGCTTCGTTGCCGACGAGGGGCTGGCGTCCCAACTCGCCGAGATCGGCGTCGTCCTCCTGATGTTCGGCGTCGGGCTCCATTTCTCGATCAAGGATCTGCTCGCCGTCCGCGCCATCGCGATTCCCGGCGCCCTCGGCCAGATCGTGATGGCGACGGCGCTCGGCATCGGCGTCGCGCACATCTGGGGCCGGCCGTTCGGCGCGGGGCTGGTGTTCGGGTTGGCGCTCTCGGTCGCCAGCACCGTGGTGCTGCTGCGCGCCCTTGAGGAGCGCAACATCCTCGATTCGGCGAACGGACGGATCGCCGTCGGCTGGCTCATCGTCGAGGATCTCGCCATGGTTCTGGCGCTGGTGCTGCTGCCGGCCCTGGCGGGCGTGCTCGGCGGCACGCCGCGCGGCGCGGCGGGCGAAGCCGGCGGCGGCGCCCTGGCCGTGACCCTGGCGCTGACGCTGGGCAAGGTCGCGCTGTTCCTGGCCCTGGTGCTGGTGGTCGGCACGCGGGCGATCCCGTGGCTTCTGATGCAGGTCGCCCGGACCGGCTCGCGCGAGCTGTTCACGCTCTCGGTTCTGGCCACCGCGCTCGGCATCGCCTTCGGCTCGTCCGAGCTGTTCGGCGTCTCCTTCGCCCTCGGAGCCTTCTTCGCCGGCGTCGTCCTGAGCGAAAGCGATTTCAGCCATCAGGCCGCGGCCGACGCGTTGCCGCTTCAGGACGCCTTCGCGGTGCTGTTCTTCGTCTCGGTCGGCATGCTGTTCGACCCGATGATCCTGGTCCATGAGCCGTTGGCCGTGCTCGCCGTCGTTCTGGTCATCGTCCTCGGCAAAACGCTGGCGGCCTTCGGCATCGTGCTGGCGTTCGGCTATCCGGCCTCGACCGCGCTCACCGTGTCGGCCAGTCTGGCTCAGGTCGGCGAGTTCTCCTTCATCCTGGCCGGCCTCGGGGTGACGCTCGGGCTGCTGCCGCCGGAGGGGCGCGACCTGATCCTTGCGGGCGCGCTGCTCTCGATCACGCTCAATCCGCTGGTGTTCGTCGGACTCGACCGGCTCTCCGGCTGGCTGCGCCGGCGGCCGGGCATGCTGGGCCGCCTCGAACGCCAGAGAAACGACAGCCTGTCGGTTCTGCCTCCGGCCCATGAGGGTCCGCAGGACCATGTGGTCATCGTCGGTTACGGCCGGGTCGGCAGCATCGTCGGCAAGGGCCTGAAAAGCCAGGACCTGCCGATCGTGGTCATCGACCAGAACCGCCGGCGGGTCGAGGCGTTGCGCAAACGCGGCGTGCCGGCGGTCTATGGGGACGCGACGACGCCGGGCGTTCTGGAGGCCGCCGGCACCCGGCGGGCGCGGCTGATCGTCGTCGCCACGCCCCAGGGCTATCAGACACGGCGCGTCCTCGATCTCGCGCGCCAGATCAACCCTTCCATCGACACGGCGGTGCGGACCCACAGCGAGGCGGAGGTCGCCCACCTGGAACGGCAAGGCGTGGGTCTGGCGATCATGGGGGAGCGCGAACTCGCCTTCGGGCTGATGGACTACGCCCTGCGCAGTTTCGGCTCATCGGACGACAAGGTGCGGGCCGTGGTCCAGGGGGTTCGGGTCGCGGGCGAGGGCGGCGTCTACGAGCGGCGGCACGGCGAGCCCTGGCGCGGGGCGCCGGAGCTGCGCCAGCACCGGGACGAGTTCCCGCCATCCGATTGA
- a CDS encoding OsmC family protein, producing MPKPPSRTDGEKRHPDAVRTLRCRTVAEDRFQQRNHIRDLPDGPLVGSGGTPTPSEALLAALGSCLSAGIHADAVARHIPVHRLELVVEAEIDSTAGWTLGNAEPGPIGFEAIRVTVHLDADAPRDVLAALVRHATLWSPVANTLHNPVHLDIALADGALADGALADDAPDTRPA from the coding sequence ATGCCCAAGCCGCCCTCCCGGACCGACGGGGAAAAGAGACATCCGGACGCCGTTCGGACGCTGCGGTGCCGGACCGTCGCCGAGGATCGCTTCCAGCAACGGAACCACATCCGCGATCTTCCGGACGGCCCGCTGGTCGGGAGCGGCGGCACCCCGACCCCCTCGGAGGCGCTGTTGGCCGCCCTCGGCTCCTGTCTGTCCGCGGGCATCCACGCCGACGCCGTCGCGCGCCACATCCCGGTGCACCGGCTGGAACTGGTGGTCGAGGCGGAGATCGACAGCACGGCCGGATGGACCCTTGGCAACGCCGAACCGGGGCCGATCGGCTTCGAGGCGATCCGCGTGACCGTCCACCTGGACGCCGATGCCCCGCGCGACGTGCTGGCCGCTCTGGTCAGGCACGCGACGCTGTGGTCGCCGGTCGCCAACACCCTGCACAACCCCGTGCATCTGGACATCGCCCTGGCCGACGGCGCCCTGGCCGACGGCGCCCTGGCCGACGACGCCCCCGACACGCGTCCGGCCTGA
- a CDS encoding DUF2382 domain-containing protein, whose amino-acid sequence MSSAPTPPRDPVVPLHAEDAVVTRRDTAGDTVRVSVTTHENERLVDEELTHERVAIERVAVGRVVDRVPPIRKDGDLTIIPVVEEEAVVVIERRLVLREEIHMRRVRVTERHRETVTLRRQDADISRTPPDRRDDTG is encoded by the coding sequence ATGTCGTCCGCCCCAACCCCGCCCCGCGACCCGGTGGTGCCTCTGCACGCCGAGGACGCGGTGGTCACACGCCGCGACACCGCCGGCGATACGGTCCGGGTCTCCGTCACCACCCACGAAAACGAGCGGCTGGTGGACGAGGAGCTGACCCATGAGCGGGTCGCCATCGAGCGCGTGGCCGTCGGCCGGGTGGTCGATCGCGTGCCGCCCATCCGCAAGGACGGTGACCTCACGATCATTCCGGTCGTGGAGGAGGAGGCCGTCGTCGTCATCGAACGCCGGCTCGTCCTCCGCGAGGAAATCCACATGCGGCGGGTCCGCGTCACCGAGCGTCACCGGGAAACGGTGACGCTGCGCCGCCAGGACGCCGACATCAGCCGCACTCCGCCGGACCGGCGCGACGACACCGGCTGA